The DNA sequence AACGGACCGGCAATTGCCCTATGCCCTAAATTACCCGAAGCAGTAGTACCCCTGGAGGGGCAGTTGCGTTTCACCCGCGGTCACAGATTCCCTTGGGTGGAGAAGCCACTGACCTACCTTACCAGAACTTGCTTAACAATGGAAAACGGATTGTGCctgaatggaaaaaagaaaataataaaaaaaaattttaacaaaaaggaaaagaaaattcccCGAAGAAACAATAACAATCATCCGTGTTGTCAGATTAGTTAATGATTCGGTCAGGCGGGTCACTCGTGGAACCGCaatagaagaaagagagatatcaCCTACCTAGCCTGCTGTCTCCtatttaaataaaaaggGAATTAATTAATACGATTAATTAAATCAGTCAATCTTCTTAgttcctttccctccactcactctcttttcctttccctccttcccCCCGGTCCTTCGTATCCAACTTGTCCCTTTCTAGTTCACACTCCGCTAGTCGGATGCCGCCCTGGAGCGCCTCCATCTCGTCCACTGTGCGTCGAGTGCTGTGGACGGGCCTGTTGGCTTTTTTGTAAACACACGTCGGTGAAATACCTATTGttgtcttgtcttgtttgttctttAAGATACCCAGTCTTTGACTCATCTGCGCCGTATGTTTTCTGCGGATCAAATTCCTCCAATCGCATGATGCAGTCCAGCAAATCCGTCGGGTTCGACGAGAACAGATACCGCAACGAGGTTCTCCTTGTCTcctccgaggaagatgaaagatcGCAAGAACAAACGCTAGTAGAAGAAGCGCGCCAGTTGGGATTAAAAGTTCCGGAGGTTGAAATTGTGGCATCGCTGGCCGCGTCGATTGCCTCAGGCATGGTCGATCTTTCCTCTCCGATCCTGTCATCGGCGGGCTCTTCGACCAATCGCAATTCCGTCTGCGAAGTCACCCCGTCTAACGAAATACCTCCCCTTGATCAGATCGCATCGTCATTTTCCGAGTTTAACCTGTCCGACCATGCCAAGTGCGGCAGTACTCGCTCGCTCGCTTCGCTTTCAACGCGCCCAACCTCTTATAGTTCGAGCGAGGGGAAACTCGCACATGGCACAGATGGGATCGCATTGCGAAAACCCGGCCATCGAAGTTCTTTCCTGAGTGTGGCTTCgagtgaaaagaaagagaggcgGAAATCAACCCTGAAGTCTGCAATTGACAAGATTCATTTCCGGAAACGGCGCTCACCCTCTGCTGTCTTACTTCCTCCGGCTGCGCAGATTACCGTTGCGAAGGGTGAGGGAGGGGTTGACAAATACTATGTGGAATCTAAAATCAATGAACCGCGGGGCCACGATGGTGCGGATGAAGAGAGCCCGGTACTGAGGCTGGAGATACCGGTGTTTGACAACGAGAGCGTTCGGCGGAGCCTTGAGAATGCAGACCTCAGGCAGATGCGCGAGTCCcaaaaaatggaaaagaaccGGCACATGACCTTTCAGGACGCTTTCATGAGTGAACTCCGACGCAACCACCAAACTATTGTTGCCGACCGGCTCGCAGCAAACAAACGgtccgaagaagaaaagcgcGAAAAGGTAACTGCCGCCCTTGGTCAACACATATGGTCTCTAATTACTGACAATTTTTGGATAGAACATCGCCGATGCGAGCCGCATGGAGGAACGACAACTCGCCGTGGAAATGGATCAAGTTCGCGAATTTGAGCGAGCGAAGATGAATTCCCGTACTCGAATAAAGTATATGGAGGGCTACTTCAGCAATGCAAgccctcctccttcccctgGATCGGCGTCAGGATCCGAGATATCACCACCGCCTACTCGAAAGTATACCCCACAACACAAGGCTCAACTGGCTCAGGAATACCACGACCATGAATCGATGGACCGACTTCACGAAGCCAAAATCAAAGTCCTAAGGGACCGCCAAGAACTCAAGCTCCAGGAAGCCATAGCCCGTATGGAGAAAGAATTGGACGATTTGATTGACAAGCACGCACTGGAGTTTGCCAACCTCCAACGGGACCACCAACAAGAGGAGGCATCGGTTTTGCAAACTtttgaagacaagaagacaAGACTACGCCATCGATGGAACCTGGAAGAAGCAATTCTGCGGAAGAAGCTTGAAGTGCAACATGATCAACCCTATGGGCCTCTGCCCCCTTTGTCGTTCTCTGACTGTCGCTATGAGACGCGCGACTCGGCGATTTCCGTTTCGGAAGAGAACCCAACCAGTGTAAGCGGTGATGAGGAACTGGTGCACCGGAAGAGAAGTGAACCGCTACTATAATTTATGATGCGATGTCCCAGTgataccctttcccttttcctctccttctggTTCTCACCATTTGCATATACAGTGACATATCACACTAATTCGGCTTAATGTTTTATACTTCGGCTATTGCTGACATTTATTTTTTGTAATTATACGACGTTTCTTTCCTGCATTCGGTGCGTTTGCTTTCTGGATGGGGCATCATTATACACTTTGGCggcttttttgtttcttgtgCATACTACTTCGCTTCGTCTTGGATGATAATTTTTCACCCCTACATAGATTTGCTCCTCTTTGAGCGTTTAGATTTTCTTGCACTCAAGACTGGAATATACGAACATGTATTTATGGCTTGAAAGATGTTTAACTTGATTAATTCACGAACTCCTTGGGTATATGTTTGCTGTTAGATTCAAATTGGGACCAGCCCAAGCTTATTCTTTGGGAACCAAATGCTGCTTCAATCTGTCCAATATCGTCTCCACTCGACCATTCCCGCCGGTCAAAACAGCCTCGAGCAACTTGTCTCGTCCATTATCGCCGATGACTACCGCACGCTCCACGACCCCATTATCGGACATTTTGAATCGTCCCACCCGTCCATCTTCCCATTCAAGCCGAACATAAGTTGCATCGAGAGCCGTGGGGGAAAGAGATACAATGCCGAGGTCATTCGTCTCCAGCCggatttcctcttggttATCTGATAGAATATCTCGCACCCAAAGgccgtcatcgtcgtcattATAAGCTTCAATACCACGCCGTTGCACACCGAGTTTGCCTCTTAGAAAATTCACAGCATCCATCCTCAAATGCCACGCAGCCAACTGCCGTCTCAACTCGCGAACGAACCTCGGCAAATCCTGCCTATCCGCATTCCTCTTCCACGGCTTCAAATTCTCCTCCGTTTCCTCCTCACGAGCGGCAGGTAAAGGTAAAAACGCTCGTTCGAGCTTCTCCACCGAGATGAACGCCGGAATGGTATGACGATGAACCCgcaacctcttctcctccccgcGCACCCGTTTCAACAAAACATAATACGGTTTCGTAAAGCGACCGTTGCTAGTGCAGACATCAATTCGTACGCCTAGTAAACTCGGATTCTCGCTATTCGGGGACGGGTCTTTAAATGGGAAGGTCGTCGCCGAGAATGCGACCCGGTGGTGGTTCACTTCGGCGTGTTCTCCTGCCGCGCGGACCAAAGGAGACACTTCTGCGTCAagggatgaagaaggtcttgaagATTGATATTCTTGGAGTCGTTTCTTAAAGCTATCCGAGGAGAGTAGACTGGAGGCTAAGAAGCGACGCTTGCGTTGTAGATTGCGGACTGTGTTTATGAAAGTTAGTTTTGCGACGATGCTTAGGAGGTGAAGCTGTCGTACTTTCGGCGCGGATGTTAGCTATTTCGGAGTCTAGCTCCTCCTCCATATTCTTGGGGGGTTCTGTCGTGTCCATTTTGGATGCTGGTATTGCGGGCACGAATTAAGTTGGGAATGCGGAGAGATACGACAATGTTAATGATGGATGGGAAGCTGCCTTGTGGAgtgtttgtttattttgttATAATCACGTGATTAGATTTGTATACAATGATGGTCGTAATGGACAACGACATCACGACATGATATGGGACTTCTGTGAATAATTGGCATACTTTGATCGAATGCAACCTACGAGGTTTCAAACATTCCTACTCTTGCGAGTTGAGAACCAAACAGTGATTGTTCCCAAGGAACAGCAACATCGTTCCATGCCGAGATACCAGTTCCGGGGTAATATCGCAGTGAGACACGCAGGACTGGGCAATGGCATGACATACTCGTGAACTCCCGAAGGACAAAGTAAATGTCACACATTTCCCCATCCCCTGCTGTTAGGGAAACGCACATCTCCGAGACTCACACCCGATAAACCCCGAGTCCGCTTGTACAACAAAGCCTCGAAACTATCTCATCAAACAATCAAGTCGCAGAAAAGCCGCACCATTCAAACAGTGTTACATCAATAGCGCCATGTAATACGATTACAGCGATTCCGCCCGATACTAGAATGGCTCTTTTGACAATGACGCAGGAGACTAGCGTCGGAACGTTAGTGATGCGCAGTGGAGTCGACCGTTAGGGCTTCCGAGACTATGCAGGACTAGTCCCTCCATGCATGGCCCCCATGTCTAACGGCGTACAGGTCAACCAATAATGCAGTGGGATGATAGATTACGTGACGAGATGAAAGAGTACTGACAGGGGTGTTTGTCCGGCACCACtagatattaatatctgGGGGTGCGTCAGGCGGAGGGGGTGGTGCGGACGTCTTCCGAAATTGTGCGCTTGCTGACGGTTTTCGTGATGTCGCGGGATACTGATCTTGATgttgtggaggttgataCTGTATGTATCAAGCTGTGTTTACTTCTATCTTGCTGGGTTGGTTTTGGCTGATGATTTTGTTATTCGGCAGGATGCTGAGTCGGGGTATGGGGAGAGTGCGCAGTCGTGAGTCTTTCCTTTCAGTACTCTTCTTACTATCTGCATTCCTGGACTGGCTTTGGGGATTGGGAAAACTGACaaggtcttttttttctagaGAATGGACTTCACTACGCAGCAGTATCATGAACTATCACTACGAGAATGGACGACGCTACCACGCCTACCATGCGGGATCATATTGGTACAGTTCTACCTCCTACACTATAGTAAGCTCTATCAACTGATACGATAAAGGGGTCCAAACGACGAAAAAGCCATGGAACAATTAGATATAGGGTAAACAACCCATACGCCAGTCAATACCAACCAACTAAgcaaacccagccaccaCGTCTTCAACCTCCTATTAGACGGGAAGCTCTATCTCGCACCGATCCCAGAGGACGTCGAAGTAAGCACACTTGAAACACTTCACATCCCATACCCAAGTTCAACCAACTAACATTACCCAAACACAGCAAGTCCTCGACATCGGCACAGGAACCGGTATATGGGCCATGTTCGTCCCACCTCCACATCCACCAACCAAACCCGTACTAACGACCACAGTGACTTCGCAGACACGCACCCCTCCGCAAGAGTAATCGGAACAGACCTCTCCCCCATCCAACCAACCTGGATCCCGCCTAACCTTCACTTTGAAGTCGACGACTGCTGCGACGACTGGGTCTACGGCAAAGACAGCTTCGACTTCATCCACGTCCGCGGCCTATACGGCTGCGTGGCAGACTGGGATAAATTCTACAAAGAAGCACTGGAGTATGccccttcctcctttcctcccctccAGTATATCCCAAACTCACCTCAGTGACCTCACCTATACCTTACTCGCCTGACTAACCCAActccaaaacaaaaaaaagccatCTAAAACCAAACAGCTACCTCGAACAAGTCGAAGTCTCAGTAGTCCCCAAATCCGACGACGGCAGCACAAACAACACCGTCTTCGAAGAATGGGGCAGAGTCTCACTCCAAGCAGGCGATGCATTCGGGAAAACGTTACGCATCGTCGACGaagcgaaagagaaaatgatcAAGGCCGGGTTTGTAGACGTCCAGGAACACCGCTTTAAGTGTCCTGTCGGGCCGTGGGCGAAGGATCCCCGACTGAAGGTGCTGGGTAAGTATAATCGGTTGCAGTGGGAGATGGGAATTGAGGGGTGGAGTATGATGCTTTTGACGAGGTTCTTGAATGtaagtttttcttttgctctcCTGGTGTGCTGTGTATCTGTTAGAGGGGATTGTTGTTGTGAGTTGGGTGTTGGGTCTTGTGTGTGGATAGAATCTATATGATGCTGATATGTTGTGTATAGTGGACTCGTCAGGAAGTAGAGGTATACCTCGCGCGCATGCGCCAGGCGCTACGAGACCCGAGTATTCATGCTTATCAGGAGAAGTACTCATaccctccccttccccttctcttcctccttccaTTCCCATGGGACTTGCCCTATCCTACGACAGCCCTAATCACCAAACCCATGACATAACCCCATACTAACAATGAAtagagtagtagtatacGGCCGCAAACCAGCCAGCCCAGAAAACCCACCCCTGTGATGTCAACAGGAAGGTCTAGATCACTCCTTAAACGTCATATCCATAGCTTAATGAACAGAGTTTACTTTAAACTAAAACAAAACTAAGATGTCGCCGCTGATACCATCGCACCGGCTCGACCATGGTATCTGGGGATGCTGGGCCCAGGGGTCGTGGAGATGCGTATGATGTCAGCGGCAGATACTTCCGGCAGGTTATTCCCACATGTAGATCAGCGGCGGTTAAGAATTTGGATATGGGTTGTTCTGGATTGTTACTTGACTTGGTAGTTAGGGTAGGttgtgttggtgttgatgttgttaAGAAGGGTTGTGTCTTGGATGGGAAGTAGGCTGAAGGTCTAGACTCTTGGGGTTTGTGATAACATAACCTGGTGTTGTGTGATGACGTGGGTAAGGATGGATGTCTTGTTGGATGTAAAGTTCGTTAAAATAATTTCTGGAATGAGTTTAGATATAGTTTGTTTTCTCGTTCGTCTGATGTTTATGTTATATACATATGATATCATACACTATCTCTGAGCTTCAGAAGAAATGTACAACCCGCGAGATGGATGCGGTGGCTCACAGTCGTGTATAAAGTGATAAACAAGTACAGAATTAGTAATACATAGCATCATTGAAAAATCAATCAAGTCTGTAGTCGGGATACATCCGAGCAAACTTCCCCAACGCCAGCATCGTAAACGTAAACTTATAATTAGGATAGGAAATGGCACATGTCTTATTGAACATGCCCTCAATGGCCTCCTGGAGCCACTCTCCATTGGGCTGCTGTCTCGCCATTATGAGTCGAATGGCTTTTTCAATAGGTTTCATGTCCGGATACTCAGCCGAGAGCAAGCCGATGACCGCATATGCTGTTTGCACGACTTGGGACCCACTTGGATGCTCGATGTACTTGATTTGTCGGCAGCCCTATTATATGGTCAATATGAAACTAGTAATAGCTTGAGGGTGGCAGCTTACCTCGCAGCTTTCAGACCATCCACCATCCTCTCTCTGCTTAGATAGTAGGAAGTGACATGCCTTCTTGACGTACTCGCTATTTCGATATGTTTCTCCCACTGATGCCAAACTTTCCAAGGCGAACATAGTGCCGTATGTGAAGCAGACAGCCCAGCTTCCGTACCAACTGCCGTCAGGGAATTGGGCTTTCTTGATATACCCCAGCGCACGCTGGATGAAGACCTCGATTTCATTCGATCGGTAATCCGGCCAGTGCTTCTTAAACAACGTCAATGCCGTGACCACGGCAGTCGTACATTCTGGATAATCATATTCGACCATTATCCGTCCAAATACCTCCGCAGCATTGAACATCTCCAGATACTCCCCGCCTCTAGTCCGCTCATAAGACGAGCATCCACCGGAGGGGTTCTGATAAGTGAGCAACGTATCAACGGCATCAAAGATCCTTCGATCATCAAGCAGCTGCGGGTATCCCGGGGTCTTCTGAAGCAGAATAACTGACTTCAAGGCTTCTGAGATGCAATCGCACACAGCATACCCCTGATCTTTATTGCTGAAACCCCAAGCTCCCTTCCGCGGATGGCGATAACAAACCTCCTGATCCTTACAATTCTCCCTCATCTGCTGATGATCCAAGAATTCCAGCGCCCGCACCAACATAGGCCTCCATTCCTCACTCTCCGCCAAACCAGCGGCGTGAGCAGCCTGCACCAGAAAGGCCGTATCCCAGCACTGCACCCCGTTCGTCCCATTCACTAGCATGCCTTCTTTATTAACCCACAGGAAATCCTCCAACCGCTCCCGATGTCTCCTAACGGAGTACGCGTCACCTCCGTCCCGAATAAAACAAACCACCATATTCAACGGCCCATTCACAGATGCCAGGTCAGCATAGTCCGagttctcatcctccatatcCACCAGCTTGCTCACCCAGTCCTCAGCCCAAGTAGCCACGAACCGTGGCCTCAAAAACGGCATCCACACCTCACTCAACAACCAGTTCAGGGAGCCGAGGACCCAAGTCTTTGGATGATGGTTGTCAATCTCGGCAATGGAGTTTCTATTCCCCCTCCAATCAATGGTCCCCCAGTCCTGAGTAAACAACTCGTTCCGTAACGACCGGATCACCTCCGTTTCTGGCATAGTCCACCGCCTCGACCAAATAAACGACATCGGCAGAAACACCTGCCGGATATGtatccaccaccgccacgGTGCGACAGGCACCCAGTCCGGCAAGAGCCACGCTTCAGGCGGGACAGGGTTGACGATGTCCCAGTCCGCGATGCCGAGTAACGCCAACCAAAACTTAGCCCAGTGAGGCGCGTACACGGCGCCACCGTGCTTGTGTAGCAGGGTGCGAGCCTTAATCATTATTGCGTGATCGGCCGGGACGCCGAGCAGGCGGAGGACGGTGTAATTTAGGCTCGTGCCGAATAGGGTGCTTTCGCCTTCGATGTGCAAGCCCCAGCCTCCGTCGACTGGGTTGGCCCGTGCAAAGAGATAGTTTTTGATCTCCGTTGCATAGGGCCCGGGGATTGGGGTTGCAGTTGCGGTCCACGCGAAGACGATGCAGGGGAGTAGAAACATGGGGCCGCCGTACTCACAGCCCCAGTTTCCGGCGGAGAGTTGCAGCTTAGAGAAGAATGTTAGGCCATTCTGGACCGTCTCTAACGGGGATTTTGGCTGTGGGAGATCGGGGAGGTTCTGTGTTGCATTAGTCTATTGCTACTCAGTATATGATTACTAGGTAATACATACCAGTGGTAGTCCGAGATAGTATTTATCGGCTAACGTCTGGGGCCATTTTCGAGAGGACTCGTCGTCTTCCAGGTAGTGCCATGTATGTCGACCGTCTTCGTTCAATAGCCGCCATCGTGTGTAATCGGTTTTCTCTGGTAATTCTGGTGGCATTCTCAATTCTTCTGGCTTCAGTCTATATATAGGGTTGTAAATTAGGTTGCAAATTGAGGTATTTGGGGAAGTGGACAATGCCATTTTATGGGGTTGCCTGGACAAGCCGCTAAAGGGCGGTTCCTTACGCTAAGACACTTTAATGTGCTTGACGCTTCTAGAGTGGCCTTAGACCCTTCTTTGCGTCTTGGCTGCTGTGGAGCAAAGGCTGCCGCGGACCGCGGGTCCCTTGTGATCACAGAGGGTTGGATGAGTATATTTTGGGGGCACATAATGACATTTAAAAAAtcgaacaagaagaaaagaaagcaagagcGTATCATATGGGAGAACGTATTCTTTTTGAGGATCGTGCGAAATTTGTGTTGGGTTTGAAGAACATATATATCGGTAAAATGGATGTTCATACTGGTTTGCCAGTACTGAGGAGAAATTAGCCAGAACAATTGTCAAAATCTAGATACCTCACTTAACTTAGCATAGTATCAGCCAAACTCCCTTGTCAGCATAACCATTCAGATAAACCCCCAAAAGGTGTAGGGTGTGCCGTCCTCCGAGCCATATCGATCCTTCGAAGTTGGCGGACGTGACGCATGTCGATGCCGACATGCTAGATACGACTAGACACGTCCTGTAGGCTTAAACTGCAACTCAGTAGATTTCGAATGTAGACGGGTTTTGGATGAGGTTCGACCGATGCACCCTGTGACCACGAATCGTGAGTATAGCCATCGAGCGGGTAAGCTATTCATGTAGAATTCAGGGGTATGCTTTATCGAGCCTCCTACTCGGAAGATTAGCTTGCTGCAGTGCATAATTAGTCCCTGAATGATGGCTACACTTAGTACACACTTACAAATCAATCTCTGAATTCAGTTACCATTACTTCTTCTCCATAGGATGTCTTTGCCTGTCAGTGTGTTGTTCTTTGTCGACTTACCTCCCTCATAACATATGCCTGGTTTCCGACGACAACGAGAAAAATAATCGAATAATCGGAGAGAAGCATGTATTCTCAGGAAAAAGATTTCTCAGGGATCAACGTCTTCAAGCCCATTCATATGCATTGTCTGTTGGAAGTAACAGGCGTCCGGGAAGGGTTGTGGGCCATAATCGAACGCAATCGAAGAGATTGGACATAAGCGCTCCCCAATCATGTGATCTCTGTACAGGCATCAACTGTCCTGTCCATAGTTCTTTTGGTCGTTAGGCAAGCAATCGAGCCTTTCTTTCGTGTGTTATATCCCAAGAGTAAGGATGAAAATTTACAAGGAAACAGAAGTAGAAGAGGAGGCCATATAATAGAAGACTATAATGATAGGGCTTgaattttctatatatttgGGAAGTATAGGCGTGCTGATGATACTATGGTATATCAAGAGTCTGTCCTGCTAATGGGAGAGTTGAGTAACTGCAAGGGTATTGGACACTTCGTAAGTCCTCGGTACCCGACTGGACCCATTAGTCTAGTACAAAAGAAGGATCGACGGCGTCTTAGTCTCCGCTTTTAATATGCGTGTCTTAAGAAGATGAACCAACGATGGCATACCGACTTTATAGCCCCTGTTGACCAATCAGAGCCAGTTCTGGCCCGTTCGAAGCGGTGATGTTGGATTCGACCATCCCCTCATTGAAGTCACGTTACGCTAATTAATCGATTCATTAACTAGTTAGTCAGCGTCTTAGTGAATCCGCGAGGTAGTAGTTAGAAACAACGGAAAGCAGACGAGGGGTATAAGAGGCAGGGCATCGAGCGGGAGGTCACGGTTTGCCTCAAATGTTCCAAAAAGAGTTGGCCAACTTTGAGATAGCATTGAGACCGGTCATATCGAGGTCAAGCAATCTTGGCATCCCCTCATCAATCCCTGCTCCTCTTCAAGCTAGTATCGAGTTCGGGTGCCGCCTACCGTGAATCCGAAGACGCCCGTACCACCATCGCTTTCGCTTCTTACCTTGAGTTTCTAAAACAAACGCCAATGTCGCTGCTGCGCTTGCCCTGTGAGCTTTTGTTGTTAGTCGCCGAGTTTCTTGAGACggaggaggatatcaatGCTCTATCCCAAGTCAACCGTGTGCTTCACGCTGTCATCAACCCATACTTGTATCGGTTTAATGCATGGAACTCAGAGAGCTCAGCGCTAGTCTGGGCTGCGGCGCACGGTGTGGAAGATACTGCATGGATTAGCATCCGAGAGGGCGCTTTCCCGGATGCAGGCGATGAATCAGGCTTAACTGCAATGTCCATCGCCGCGATGAACGGGCACGAGGAGATGGTCCACCTTTTACTTGAAACCGGAAAAGTTGATCTAAACGCCGTGGATTTTGAGCTGGGTCGGGGACCGCTAGGTTGGGCTGCAGGAAATGGACATGCCGGTGTGGTGCAACTGTTACTCGAATCCGGGCTAGTTGATGTGAATTCAAGCGATAGTTTGTTTCTAACCCCTTTAACATTGGCTGCACAATCAGGGGATGAGGCGGTAGTGAAGGTCCTCCTTAACACCGGCAAAGTCGATGTAAACTCAAAAGATGTCACCGGGTCGACACCACTTGGTTGGGCTGCGGAGCTTGGACATGAGACGGTGGCCAGGCTGTTACTGGAAACTGGACAGGCTGAAGTGAACTCAAAAGATTCTGAAGCTGGCCGAACACCACTATCTCGGGCTGCGGAGAATGGACATGACTTCTTAGTCAAACTGCTGATCGACACTGGAGAGGCTGATGTGGATACTAAAGACGACTCTAGCCGAACACCACTCTCCTGGGCTGCAGAGAATGGGCACGAGACAGTGGTACGGCTATTGCTAGAAACCAAACAGGTGAACATGGACTCAAGAGATCATGAAGGCTCATCGCCACTGTCCTGGGCGGCAAGAAATGGTCACGCGGCAGTTGTCAAGCTGCTGCTTGAAAGTGGACGGGTGGATGTCGACTCCAAGGACCTCCTGGGCCGGACACCATTGTTTCAGGCTGTGGTGAACGGACATGAGATGGTGACGAATCTTTTGTTGAGGACTGGCCAACGAATGGTGAATCAATTATAGTTTGAGCgataaaaagaaatcaatcaacatgaagaaaacagccatGAAAGGTAGGCAACGTAGAGCATGTAAAGTGTACCGAGTAGATGGTTGGGTGACTGAGGTGTCTCAGTGCCAATGTTTTTCCTGCAGAGAAGCTCGGGCCAATGGGAGCCTGCAGATCGAGTGGGTCCACCGGGGAAATCAGACTTTCCAGAAATGGTTAATGAATGACTTACCCTGAAAACGAGTTCCCGTTGAGGACACCTTTTgactttcctttgctttgaaATACTTCGCCTCCACGGATATCGG is a window from the Aspergillus oryzae RIB40 DNA, chromosome 6 genome containing:
- a CDS encoding uncharacterized protein (predicted protein); translated protein: MQSSKSVGFDENRYRNEVLLVSSEEDERSQEQTLVEEARQLGLKVPEVEIVASLAASIASGMVDLSSPILSSAGSSTNRNSVCEVTPSNEIPPLDQIASSFSEFNLSDHAKCGSTRSLASLSTRPTSYSSSEGKLAHGTDGIALRKPGHRSSFLSVASSEKKERRKSTLKSAIDKIHFRKRRSPSAVLLPPAAQITVAKGEGGVDKYYVESKINEPRGHDGADEESPVLRLEIPVFDNESVRRSLENADLRQMRESQKMEKNRHMTFQDAFMSELRRNHQTIVADRLAANKRSEEEKREKNIADASRMEERQLAVEMDQVREFERAKMNSRTRIKYMEGYFSNASPPPSPGSASGSEISPPPTRKYTPQHKAQLAQEYHDHESMDRLHEAKIKVLRDRQELKLQEAIARMEKELDDLIDKHALEFANLQRDHQQEEASVLQTFEDKKTRLRHRWNLEEAILRKKLEVQHDQPYGPLPPLSFSDCRYETRDSAISVSEENPTSVSGDEELVHRKRSEPLL
- a CDS encoding uncharacterized protein (predicted protein), whose product is MFNLINSRTPWIQIGTSPSLFFGNQMLLQSVQYRLHSTIPAGQNSLEQLVSSIIADDYRTLHDPIIGHFESSHPSIFPFKPNISCIESRGGKRYNAEVIRLQPDFLLVI
- a CDS encoding class I SAM-dependent methyltransferase (predicted protein), with protein sequence MSRDTDLDVVEVDTDAESGYGESAQSEWTSLRSSIMNYHYENGRRYHAYHAGSYWGPNDEKAMEQLDIGHHVFNLLLDGKLYLAPIPEDVEQVLDIGTGTGIWAIDFADTHPSARVIGTDLSPIQPTWIPPNLHFEVDDCCDDWVYGKDSFDFIHVRGLYGCVADWDKFYKEALDHLKPNSYLEQVEVSVVPKSDDGSTNNTVFEEWGRVSLQAGDAFGKTLRIVDEAKEKMIKAGFVDVQEHRFKCPVGPWAKDPRLKVLGKYNRLQWEMGIEGWSMMLLTRFLNWTRQEVEVYLARMRQALRDPSIHAYQEKYSYPPLPLLFLLPFPWDLPYPTTALITKPMT
- a CDS encoding terpene cyclase/mutase family protein (oxidosqualene-lanosterol cyclase and related proteins); the encoded protein is MALSTSPNTSICNLIYNPIYRLKPEELRMPPELPEKTDYTRWRLLNEDGRHTWHYLEDDESSRKWPQTLADKYYLGLPLNLPDLPQPKSPLETVQNGLTFFSKLQLSAGNWGCEYGGPMFLLPCIVFAWTATATPIPGPYATEIKNYLFARANPVDGGWGLHIEGESTLFGTSLNYTVLRLLGVPADHAIMIKARTLLHKHGGAVYAPHWAKFWLALLGIADWDIVNPVPPEAWLLPDWVPVAPWRWWIHIRQVFLPMSFIWSRRWTMPETEVIRSLRNELFTQDWGTIDWRGNRNSIAEIDNHHPKTWVLGSLNWLLSEVWMPFLRPRFVATWAEDWVSKLVDMEDENSDYADLASVNGPLNMVVCFIRDGGDAYSVRRHRERLEDFLWVNKEGMLVNGTNGVQCWDTAFLVQAAHAAGLAESEEWRPMLVRALEFLDHQQMRENCKDQEVCYRHPRKGAWGFSNKDQGYAVCDCISEALKSVILLQKTPGYPQLLDDRRIFDAVDTLLTYQNPSGGCSSYERTRGGEYLEMFNAAEVFGRIMVEYDYPECTTAVVTALTLFKKHWPDYRSNEIEVFIQRALGYIKKAQFPDGSWYGSWAVCFTYGTMFALESLASVGETYRNSEYVKKACHFLLSKQREDGGWSESCEGCRQIKYIEHPSGSQVVQTAYAVIGLLSAEYPDMKPIEKAIRLIMARQQPNGEWLQEAIEGMFNKTCAISYPNYKFTFTMLALGKFARMYPDYRLD
- a CDS encoding uncharacterized protein (predicted protein), producing MFTCLVSSNSRTTVSCPFSAAQESGVRLESSLVSTSASPVSISSLTKKSCPFSAARDSGVRPASESFEFTSACPVSSNSLATVSCPSSAAQPSGVDPVTSFEFTSTLPVLRRTFTTASSPDCAANVKGVRNKLSLEFTSTSPDSSNSCTTPACPFPAAQPSGPRPSSKSTAFRSTFPVSSKRWTISSCPFIAAMDIAVKPDSSPASGKAPSRMLIHAVSSTPCAAAQTSAELSEFHALNRYKYGLMTA